GCCGATGTATGTCCTGACGACTCCCTTGAGGTTGTCGCTGCACAGCCACGCATCGCGACGGAACTGGAGGGGCACGAACACTGCCTCTTCGAGCAGGATCTTCTCTGCTTCGAACATGGCGTCGGCGCGCTTCTTTACGTCTGTAGTCGACCGGGCGAAATCCACCAGATCATCGTACTTCTTGTTGGACCAGCCAGCGTTGTACGTGGATGAGCTGATCCATAGTTCGAGGTAGGTCATGGGGTCATCGTAGTCGGGGCACCAGCCCTGGTAGACGCCTTGATAGTCGAAGGCTGTGTCCTGGGCCAGTTTCTGCTTATAGGGAACCTGCTTGATCGCGAAGTTGATGCCCAGGTTCTGCCTGTAGATGTCCTGCAATGCCTCAGCCATCAGTCTGGTGTAGGGGTCATCCTGGATCAGGAACTCTATCGTGATGTCCGATGCGTTCTTGATCCCCATCTCCTCCATGGCCTTCTTCAGATACTGCTGAGCCTTGGGAATGTCCCCCTTCTTCGGGTAGAAGTCAAGGGGGTATTCCTGCACGAACTTCTTCTCGATTCCAGAGACCACGGGGAGGATGTACCTGGTCGCCGGGTCATACACGCCCTTTGTGGCGCGATTGATGTAGGCCTCTCTATCGAGACCGCAGTTGAGGGCCTTGCGGAAGTTCTTGTTCTTGAGAATGGCCGGCCCGCTCTTGAGGTTGAGCTTGATCCAGTCATTCGCTCCGTTGTAGCGAAGTTGCGCCTTTCCCTTGGCCAGGTAGGTTGGTATCAGGTTGAGAGGTATGTTCACGATGTCGAGCTCGCCGTTCTCGAACATGTTGAATGCGGTGTTCGGATCGTTTATGATGGGGATCCTGATCTCGTCGAGCTTGATTGCATCCTTGTTCCAGTACTTCGGGTTTTTCACTAGGATCAGTTCCTCTTCGTGTTTCCACTCCTTCAGGATAAACGGGCCGTTGTACAGAAGCTTGTCGGCATCAGCTCCGTAGGCGTTGCCCCACTTAGCGACAAATTCACGTTTGGCGGGGTAGAAGAAGTAGAAATCCAGGTACCCGAGATAGTACGGGGCCGGGTTGATCAACCTTATCTGGAACGTCTTCTCGTCTATGGCCTTCACCCCCAGCTTGCTGGGGTCCTTCAGCTTGCCGGTGTTGAACTCCTCTGCGTTTTCAATATAATAGGCGGCCCATGCGTACTCGGCCGCGGTCTTCGGGTCGAGGAGCCGGATCATGCCATACTCGAAGTCGTACGCAGTAATCTTGGAGCCGTCGCTCCACGCCGCGTCCCTCAGATGGAATGTGTAGGTCTTGCCATCCGGCGAGATGTCCCAGCTCTTCGCGATGCCAGGCAGAATCTTGCCATCGTGCACTCTCACGAGGCCTTCCATGAAATGAGTGCCGATCGTGTTCGTAACGACCGACCAGGAATGCTGAGGATCGAGAGGCACCTCGGCCCCGATCGGCCACACAATCCGCTGCGCCTTTGGGGCGGCCCCCGCACTTGAGCCGCTCACGAGAGCGAGAAGGAGCATGCCCACGATGATCCAGAGAGATCTACCTTTCATCTGTCCGTCCTCCTTTCGATTCCGAGAGAGCCAGCCTGGTCCGGGTATCTGTGTGAGTCCTCACTTCCATTCGTTGCCTTAGTCTCGCCCCCTACCGCCTAGGTTGTGCCTAGAGCACTATGAGTTCCTTGGGCGAAAGCGTAAGCGGCTCACAGCCATCCTCCTTCACGACTACAGTGTCTTCTATCCTAACGCCTCCCCACTTTGGCAGGTACAGTCCGGGCTCCACGGTAATGACGTTTCCAGCTGCAAGCGTCTTGTCGCATTTGGGCGACATGAATGGCTCCTCATGGATCTCAAGCCCCACCCCGTGCCCCAGACCATGCCCGAAGAAGTCCCCAAAACCGGCAGCTATGATGACGTCCCTCGCGGAGCGGTCAGGATCCGTTCCCTTCACACCCGCACTAACATGGAGGAGCCCTTCCTCCTGCGCATTCCTCACAATCTCGTAGATCTGCTTCTGCGTGTCGTTGGCTCGCCCCATGACCACCGTTCTCGTCATGTCGGACCTGTAGCCGCCGTACAATGCCCCGAAGTCCATTGTGATGAAATCGCCGTATTCGATCTTGCGCCGGGATGGAACGGCGTGGGGCAGGGACGACCTGGGTCCAGACGCAATGATTGTAGGAAAGCCGACCGCAGAGGCGCCGGCCCTCCTCATGAAGTAGTCCAGTTCGACTTCTATCTCTTTCTCCTCAATTCCCACCTTTACGATCTCAAGGATATAACCGAACGCTTCGTCGGCAATCCTGGCCGCCTTCGCAATGAGCTCGATCTCATAGTCATCTTTCACGTACCGCAGATCCTCCACGATTCCGACCGTGGGGATGAGCTGCGCTTCAAGGCCTGCATTCACCAGCTTCTCATGGAAACCGAATGTGACTGAGCTTTTCTCAAAGCCGAGCCTATGCACCCCATGTTTTGCTGCCAACTCCTTCAGGATCTCCTCCAACGCAGGATACGGGAACCTGTGGCGCACGATCTCAAAACCTTCGCATTCATCCTCTGCCTGCTCTGTGAAACGGGAATCGGTTATGAACACCCTGGCCGCAGATGACAGGAAGACATATGACTCCGAACCCGTGAATCCGCTCACATATCTGATGTTTGGCTCACTCGTGATAAGCAGGGCGTCAACACTGTACGATTCCAGGCTGCTTGCTGCTTGTTCGCATCTCTTCATAGACGATCAATACTCCCCTTACGGCGTGTTTGCGACCGCGCCTGGCATCGGCGCGACCCTCACAAGACTGGGGCTGGGGCGCGAGCCTTTCCCGTTTTCCTATTGCAGGATCCGTGCCATCCCGGGGCAACTGCACACTTGTTGAGGAAGGAGCGGCAAGACGTGGCAAGAAGCGACGGCGAGGGAACGCGAAGCGGTCCACCGCAGCCGCATGTTTCTCACGTGAGACGAGATTCGGTCTCACACGAGAAACTGAGAAATCGGAGGGCGCTTGGGAACGGGGGATTACAGGTTGTACTCTCGGAGTTTGCGATAGAGCGTCGCTCTGCTTATTCCGAAGGCGGCCGCCATGGCCTCCTTCGCGTGAGTAGAGCGACCGTAGCGTGAAAGCGCCTCTTGCAGATCACTCCGGGTTATGGCGCACCTCGACGAACGGAGTCCGTTCGGGCATGCCGGAAGGCCTGGATCCAGTCTGGCGGCAGCGGCGGGGTCTGCGGAAGAGGAGCATAGGATCTGGGGCGGCAGGCAATCGACATCGATGACCGGTCCCGTCACAAGGTTTACAGCGTATTCCAGGGCATTTGACAGCTCTCTGATGTTGCCCGGCCAGCTGTAGCGCGCGAGCGCGGCCATGGCTGCGGGCGACACGGACATTGCCGCCTTACAGAGGGCGCGGGAGTACCTGGCGACAAAGTAAGCCGCGTACTCGCGGATATCCTCCTTATGCTCACGGAGCGGCGGCATGACTATTGGGATCACGGCCAGACGATAGAACAGGTCGGGCCGGAACTCGCCAAGCAACGACATCCGGCGCAGATCCCTGTTGCTGGCTGCGATGATCCTTATGTCGATGGGCACCGTCCTCCTGCTGCCAAGACGGTCCACTCCTCGCTCCTCAACGGCCCGGAGCAGCTTGACCTGAAGGTGAAGAGGCATGTCTCCGATCTCATCGAGAAACAGCACGCCCTCATGGGCCAGTTCAAACTTGCCGGGCTTCCCGCCGCGCTTTGCCCCGGTGAATGCGCCCTCCTCGTATCCAAAGAGCTCGCTTTCGAGGATCGACTCTGGGATAGCGGCGCAGTTCACAGCGACGAATGGGCCCTTCCGACGGGCGCTTTCAAAGTGAATGGCCCGGGCGAGCAGTTCCTTTCCAGTCCCGCTCTCTCCTTGAATCAGGACTGTTGAATCGCTCGAGGCGATGCGGGCGGCAATCTTCTTCACATGAGTGATCGCAGGGCTTGAGCCGAGGATGTCATCGAAAGTGGAGTGCCTTTCACTGCGAATGTAGTTTGCGACCATCCTGGGAATCTCCTCGATCCCGCGGAAGGTGAGAACATGTCCGTGGGGGTACGAGTCGTCCGCTATCGGCCTCACCGTCGCAAGCCAATACTCCTTCTCCCCCCGGATGCACGAATACGTCTCGCACTCGGACGAATTGGAGTCTCGCAGCGCATCGATGCCTAGCTGGGGAAAGACATCACTCACCGGGCACGAAACGAGCCGCTCTCGTGTAACCTTGAGAAAACGCGCGGCGGACTGGTTGGCGTGGAGCACCACTCCGGAGCTGTCGATAGTGAGCATGCCGTCGTTCACAGAGTTAATTACAGTGTCGAACTGCCTTGCCAGGCTCGCAGCCCTGTCCGCCTGTTGCCTCTCGTTGAACGCACGGGAGATCAGGTCGGTCATCCTCTCGAGGAAATTGACCCACCTTTGGATATCGCCCAGGAGGATCTCCTTCTGCGGCGTTGAGCAGGCCACGAGGATGACGCAGCCTGCCGGCCGACCCCCGATGATCATGGGACAGATGATGTCGGCGACGTCGGTGCATTTCTCCTTCTGTGTGCACGGGAGGCATATCTCGTCGTGAGGCGGATTCGCGATAACCATGGTCCGCCCCTGGGAGAGCGCCCGCGCCGACACGGTGCTCCTCTCGAGTGTCCGCCCTATGTGCCTGGCGTACTTGCCTGAGCCTACCACAGTCAGCAGGTTCTCATCGACCATGCCGACCTCTACTCCGATCACGGCGCCGATTGCGTCCGCAACCGCCTGCGCGAAGCCTTGCACCTCCATGAGAACGGTCATGGCCATCAGCCCTCTCTGGCAATGCAGGGAAATCAGTCCACCTGAATAGTATGGTGTTCCATGTGTATTGACTATTTCCTTCCGCTTCTATGTGAACAGGTGGTTCTTATGCCCGCC
This sequence is a window from Clostridia bacterium. Protein-coding genes within it:
- a CDS encoding peptide ABC transporter substrate-binding protein; translated protein: MKGRSLWIIVGMLLLALVSGSSAGAAPKAQRIVWPIGAEVPLDPQHSWSVVTNTIGTHFMEGLVRVHDGKILPGIAKSWDISPDGKTYTFHLRDAAWSDGSKITAYDFEYGMIRLLDPKTAAEYAWAAYYIENAEEFNTGKLKDPSKLGVKAIDEKTFQIRLINPAPYYLGYLDFYFFYPAKREFVAKWGNAYGADADKLLYNGPFILKEWKHEEELILVKNPKYWNKDAIKLDEIRIPIINDPNTAFNMFENGELDIVNIPLNLIPTYLAKGKAQLRYNGANDWIKLNLKSGPAILKNKNFRKALNCGLDREAYINRATKGVYDPATRYILPVVSGIEKKFVQEYPLDFYPKKGDIPKAQQYLKKAMEEMGIKNASDITIEFLIQDDPYTRLMAEALQDIYRQNLGINFAIKQVPYKQKLAQDTAFDYQGVYQGWCPDYDDPMTYLELWISSSTYNAGWSNKKYDDLVDFARSTTDVKKRADAMFEAEKILLEEAVFVPLQFRRDAWLCSDNLKGVVRTYIGADPDLVYAYLDPVK
- a CDS encoding sigma 54-interacting transcriptional regulator, which translates into the protein MTVLMEVQGFAQAVADAIGAVIGVEVGMVDENLLTVVGSGKYARHIGRTLERSTVSARALSQGRTMVIANPPHDEICLPCTQKEKCTDVADIICPMIIGGRPAGCVILVACSTPQKEILLGDIQRWVNFLERMTDLISRAFNERQQADRAASLARQFDTVINSVNDGMLTIDSSGVVLHANQSAARFLKVTRERLVSCPVSDVFPQLGIDALRDSNSSECETYSCIRGEKEYWLATVRPIADDSYPHGHVLTFRGIEEIPRMVANYIRSERHSTFDDILGSSPAITHVKKIAARIASSDSTVLIQGESGTGKELLARAIHFESARRKGPFVAVNCAAIPESILESELFGYEEGAFTGAKRGGKPGKFELAHEGVLFLDEIGDMPLHLQVKLLRAVEERGVDRLGSRRTVPIDIRIIAASNRDLRRMSLLGEFRPDLFYRLAVIPIVMPPLREHKEDIREYAAYFVARYSRALCKAAMSVSPAAMAALARYSWPGNIRELSNALEYAVNLVTGPVIDVDCLPPQILCSSSADPAAAARLDPGLPACPNGLRSSRCAITRSDLQEALSRYGRSTHAKEAMAAAFGISRATLYRKLREYNL
- a CDS encoding Xaa-Pro peptidase family protein is translated as MKRCEQAASSLESYSVDALLITSEPNIRYVSGFTGSESYVFLSSAARVFITDSRFTEQAEDECEGFEIVRHRFPYPALEEILKELAAKHGVHRLGFEKSSVTFGFHEKLVNAGLEAQLIPTVGIVEDLRYVKDDYEIELIAKAARIADEAFGYILEIVKVGIEEKEIEVELDYFMRRAGASAVGFPTIIASGPRSSLPHAVPSRRKIEYGDFITMDFGALYGGYRSDMTRTVVMGRANDTQKQIYEIVRNAQEEGLLHVSAGVKGTDPDRSARDVIIAAGFGDFFGHGLGHGVGLEIHEEPFMSPKCDKTLAAGNVITVEPGLYLPKWGGVRIEDTVVVKEDGCEPLTLSPKELIVL